Proteins encoded in a region of the Rickettsia tillamookensis genome:
- a CDS encoding SCO family protein, with product MSSIQIRTFICLFYSSLTPSKLKIGAKTSNMDDLPKIKFTLIDQEGKKFDSTHLQGHLSLIYFGTTYSLYDNQALKRVEDIIKILKKENIVVQVVFITLDPEHDTSEVLKKYLEKIDNNFIGLTGRVQDIEQLADQFKVFYTSKIFDVKTNEYELQHSNFVYLISSQGKFLKHYCLGLPKND from the coding sequence ATTAGCAGCATCCAAATAAGAACTTTTATATGTTTATTTTATTCTTCATTAACTCCGTCTAAGCTTAAGATTGGTGCAAAAACTAGCAATATGGACGATTTGCCTAAAATTAAGTTTACTCTTATAGATCAAGAAGGAAAGAAATTTGATAGTACCCATTTGCAAGGTCATTTAAGCTTGATTTATTTTGGTACTACCTATTCCTTGTATGACAACCAAGCACTAAAAAGAGTAGAAGATATTATTAAGATTTTGAAGAAAGAGAATATTGTAGTACAAGTAGTTTTTATTACTCTAGATCCTGAGCATGATACAAGTGAGGTATTAAAAAAATATTTAGAAAAAATAGATAATAATTTTATAGGTTTAACGGGGAGAGTACAAGATATTGAACAATTAGCAGATCAATTTAAGGTCTTCTATACATCCAAAATATTTGATGTAAAAACAAACGAATATGAATTACAACATTCTAATTTCGTGTATTTAATTAGCAGCCAGGGAAAATTTTTAAAGCATTATTGCTTAGGCTTACCGAAAAATGATTAG